A single window of Candidatus Obscuribacterales bacterium DNA harbors:
- a CDS encoding FAD-dependent oxidoreductase yields MVNLGSEGSTVLVVGSGITGLMTAYYACQAGYLVRLVSKSPDPRQAKADIQFESSTWDGYVNRYITLTEGHPYLDLPGYITTMYPDIDSDFRQDISQGGMLVHPLSQWGELTQQFLHERDIANRDQQATLALFHEYLDENRASLEYWYQLLIEIVRLHPQLVNKLSLHTHGIDRFYDEEVLFSGANAAQSSENIVKQSYSPEQLLQNSDFRVYESGISKHKFISGGGLTIYGLAFDIQALCQEWLLGELESQGVELLFGDGYNVVSIERDAQGYILGLKTQNGELHLAKHIFLHPGAYMDPQVLTGTPAYGKLAGVKGLWMRIKNAQNLFDHAPRPNKIHGGKYDIQVGNRTFKGQVCDLNIMPKHNSDGSWELVIGSGYLFVGTYPFEGDSSMGSPLPSPVAEADRQAQIQFMEELAIRAFSQVVSRIYDLDIDVDSVMAGTHHYIDLPSKGCIRSWTPDDRELSVLLPTALGGVAIIDGGGNTGSTTKAPFVSKTAIKFTQILDQAEVKPVRLDAEELQTTYHQVRASLRRTRDNLPASQWQRLENELNEAIAAAQLHG; encoded by the coding sequence ATGGTTAACTTAGGGTCTGAAGGTTCTACTGTTTTAGTTGTAGGAAGCGGAATCACAGGTTTAATGACAGCCTACTATGCTTGCCAGGCAGGCTATTTAGTGCGACTGGTTAGCAAAAGCCCTGATCCTCGCCAAGCAAAGGCTGATATCCAATTTGAGTCATCGACCTGGGATGGATATGTAAACCGATACATCACCTTGACTGAAGGGCATCCTTATCTCGACTTGCCAGGGTACATTACTACTATGTATCCTGATATTGACTCAGACTTCCGTCAGGATATTTCCCAGGGAGGAATGTTAGTTCACCCATTAAGCCAATGGGGTGAACTAACTCAGCAATTTCTGCATGAGCGAGATATTGCTAACCGTGATCAGCAAGCAACCCTAGCACTCTTTCATGAATATCTTGACGAGAATCGTGCCAGTTTAGAATATTGGTATCAATTATTGATTGAGATAGTTCGTCTGCATCCTCAGCTTGTAAACAAGCTGTCTCTCCATACCCACGGCATCGATCGCTTTTATGACGAGGAGGTTCTCTTCTCTGGTGCTAATGCGGCTCAGAGCAGCGAAAATATTGTCAAGCAATCTTACTCGCCAGAACAACTGCTGCAAAATTCAGACTTTAGAGTTTATGAATCGGGTATTAGCAAACACAAGTTTATTTCGGGTGGAGGATTAACTATATATGGTCTAGCCTTTGACATTCAAGCACTATGTCAAGAATGGTTATTGGGAGAACTAGAGAGCCAAGGCGTAGAACTGTTGTTTGGAGATGGCTATAACGTCGTCAGCATTGAGAGAGATGCTCAAGGTTATATCCTTGGTCTAAAAACTCAGAACGGTGAATTGCACTTGGCAAAGCACATTTTCTTGCATCCTGGTGCTTACATGGATCCTCAAGTTCTCACAGGAACGCCAGCTTATGGCAAGTTGGCTGGTGTCAAAGGACTATGGATGCGGATCAAAAATGCTCAGAACTTGTTTGATCATGCCCCCAGACCTAATAAGATACATGGTGGTAAATATGATATTCAGGTTGGCAATCGCACCTTCAAAGGGCAAGTCTGCGATCTAAATATTATGCCGAAGCATAACTCTGATGGAAGTTGGGAGTTAGTCATTGGTAGTGGATATTTGTTTGTAGGTACTTATCCCTTTGAGGGAGATTCTAGCATGGGTTCACCGCTTCCCAGTCCAGTTGCAGAGGCTGATCGGCAAGCTCAAATTCAGTTTATGGAGGAGCTTGCTATCCGTGCCTTTTCTCAGGTTGTCTCTCGCATTTATGATCTAGATATTGATGTTGACTCAGTGATGGCTGGTACCCATCACTACATTGATTTGCCCTCTAAAGGTTGTATACGTTCTTGGACTCCAGACGATCGAGAACTTAGCGTTCTGCTGCCAACTGCACTGGGAGGAGTAGCCATTATTGACGGCGGCGGAAATACCGGTAGTACGACCAAGGCTCCATTTGTTAGTAAGACAGCTATCAAGTTCACGCAGATCTTGGATCAGGCAGAGGTGAAACCGGTTCGTTTAGACGCGGAAGAACTTCAAACAACTTATCATCAGGTTCGGGCTTCATTAAGGCGTACTAGAGATAACTTGCCTGCTTCCCAGTGGCAGAGGTTAGAAAATGAGCTAAATGAAGCGATCGCTGCGGCGCAATTGCATGGTTGA